Part of the Drosophila kikkawai strain 14028-0561.14 chromosome 3L, DkikHiC1v2, whole genome shotgun sequence genome is shown below.
tgttgtttgtttatcGCATATTGCGCTTCCCTTTTTCATCTTCTTCTGGAAACCACATGcatcacaacaacaacaagtgagACGATGCATCTTATCACATGCCGCCAATAAGTGgaagtggttgttgttgttgggtcAACATTTGTACAGTGCGTTTCTGTAGGTCCTGCCTCCTTTTCATTGCTTCCGTATGCCGTACATCTGATCTGGCGAACATTTTCCACACTCTAAATGCACAGGAAGAAACGAAGGGAGTAGTTCTTGAGAGAGATAATTATATGgtaattcttaaataaatattaaagcaacgtaaattattttaaacatttttttcaggtattgctataaaatttaaaactatgtgatatttctttaaaattgcatttgtataaaatatattatttatgtataaacataaaaaaggaTTATTTTAAACGTAGCTAGAGGTTATTACCACCCAtatctacatacatatattgaaAGTtctctttattaatttaattttttattaagtttttgtAGTTGTGTAAAGTaacaacaatttaaatatgttgaTAATTTCGCTCAACGAAATGTAACCGACAGACGTGGGAAGAACAGGAGGCACTTCTTCTATTTTTCCAACTCcatctgtccacctgtccacTTTTCCCCTGCTCTCCTCGATCTCCGCCTCCCACGAATTTCAGTGCAAAGTGCATTTATGATAAAAATAGTATATTATTGTGACGGTTTCATTCGTTTGAATGAGTTTAcgggtttcggtttcggttttgggtttttatacccttgcagggtattataatttcagtcagaagtttgcaacgcagtgaaggagacgtttccgaccctataaagtatatatattcttgatcagcatcaacagccgagtcgatctagccatgtccgtctgtccgtctgtccgtctgtccgtctgtccgtttctacgcaaactagtccctcagttttaaagctatctcaatgatatatagtcttctatatgctctcactgctatatatgtcgaaacgggccggatcggacgactatatcatatagctgccatacaaatgttcgatatatttttagaaaaaaaattataactttgctgtttttcaacatttttgcaccattttttagatatggccattttatattatttctgaattttggtataaattttatgaaaatcggacgactatatcatatagctgccataggaacgatcgggaaattaatagaaaaaaaattatatattcgttgtttttcaacgtattttcatctactccgggatataagcttattttattattctagaattttggtataaatttgaaaaacatcggacaactatatcatatagctgccatataaaccgatcggtagatgtatacaaaatgtaaagctgggaatgcaaaactgtaactgtcaaactgtaaacataataagtataggtaaaatgtaatgaaataatatctgcaagggtatacaaaatttggctggccaaagttagctttctatcttgttttttatttcattttactATTTAATTCCTCATACCACTTGCAGTATTGTTTATTTACGGCCGGGGAAGTGTTTTGGTCATTTGTCTAGCTTCCGTTATTATTTCGTGTTTGTGCTCTCGACCTGTGAATGAAAATTTATACCCTCTACCCCGGCTTTTGATCTATCtaatttataacatttattttctattgacTTGTTTTTAACATCCATAATATGGGTCCATAAACTTGCTTCACTATGATGATCGTCGTGGGCATCTTTCTGTAAAGGCCGATGTTTGGGTTTATCTACCGCCTTTTAATGGGGAGTTTACACATAAATACACATAAAATAGCTCCTAACGTGGGTTTTCTTAATCTGTTTCCGAATACATTTTCCCGCTAAGAGGAAAATGCTGTTAAAGACTTTTGCGGAAGGGCTTTCGATTTTTGATTGAATTTATggatttttaaagttatacTAATGATGGGCAATTAGTGAAAACATAGTGGCTAGTTTTGGAGAATAATGATTTACGGACTTGCAATGGAATTAACATAATGTATAAGTGAGGTATCATATCTCAAGATTTGGGTAAAGTTtaggaaaaaataatgtatattGAACATAATCCGACAGgcctttaaatataatattatagaCAAATGAAATATATCTTTAGAATGATctgtaaaaatattcttaaagtttatgtaaaatttagttatcgcatttaagaataatattCTTGGTACCTTCTTTGGACGTGCTGAAAGTCAAACCTTTAAATAAgggatatataaataatatataagaataaaaccctaaaaaatCCGTAGGATATAACTTTTCCCCAGCTATTCCCCTATTCCCGTTTCTTATAAAATCCTCTTGGTTGTTTATATAGTTATAGATTTCGGCTTGATCTGCAGATTAAGTCAAATGGCCGTttgggttttcttttattgttcAGAGGATGTTTACACgcatatgtttttgttttgtagtATACAATAGACACTtaacaatttcatttattGTAGTCATTTAGTTAAATGTAAAGtagcattttgtttttgtttttctcttgtTAGGTGTTCACTTGAGTCGCGATTGCATCTTTATTACATAActtgaatttgtttttggcGCGCTAAACGTAAAGCTTAAAATGTAATCATGTTTGTGGTTTGTTTTTGCGTAAACAATGAAACTTATATGAAATACTTAATAAAAAAGATCGCATGAAACAATGTGtatgtgttttgttttgttttgtgggtgtgtgtgcttgtgtgtgtttgtgtgagaGCGTTGGTCGTTTTTGTGGCAGCTTGATGGGATTCGGGATGTTATCCAGGATCTCTTTCGAGCCGCTTGCACGATGCCAACTCCAGCTCAACGGCAGCCAAATTAGGAAACGATAAACAAACTGCAAAGAGACAAGAATCTGCATTATATTAGATAGTCTGGACTATAAcagaacattttaaaaatgtaaataactTTATTCTGAAGTTTTCGATGTATTGCTTAggttaaattacattttctaGGCTTTAAAGGTATTTCTAAAGCGCAATTAAGTAAAGGGTAAAGTTAAATGAGTTCTTAAAacatagaaaatttaaaataatatatattttatacaataaattataaataaagtcGTATACATAGTAAACTGTAACAGTACTTAAATGTCCAAAAAAGGCGAGACCTTatcaacatttaaaataaaatgaaaataaagtcAAAGTAAAAGTTGCTTTGATTaatataacatttaaatttcaacaaaaGCCAAGACTTGACGAATCGTTCAGCAAAtactcgtttttttttaacgaaaTAATCTGGTGAGTCAGAAATCTCGGTCTGTTTACCCAAAGTCTTATGACGCACCGCACGCGGCCAAAGTTTCTTCTATCGGCTCCAATATTTTTACGAAAGATTAGGTACTCTCTCGTATATGCAAATACATAACACAAATAAACCGATGTCATGGCTATCAGGGGGTCTGTTTCCGGAAAATATTCCATTTACGATTGGGATTATCTTTTATGATGAGAAGTGAATGTAAAATGTCGAAATAGTATTGTTATCTGTCAATGATATCATTCTTCACAATCTAAACACTGTTTTGCTATGCTTTTATAATCATAAGAGACCAGATTGAAGATATTAAAAGGGGAGGGTTTGCCACTTGATTTacttcaaaaatataaactttagctttaaattatttgttttactCACTTTTTTCTCAACTCATCAAACAAAATTTGAGCACGCCTCGGGATAGTCTTCCTCATGGCGTCCGGCATCCTTTCCGTTCCATACCATTCCCCTCCGCCTACTTGTTATTGATGGACAACCGCTCGACGCTGGCTAGCAGCTCATCGGCGGTCTGGGACACGACCTGCTCCTGATCGTCGCTGGTGCTTAGGTTTTGCAAACGCTTCTCCAGCGCCGAGAGATCCTCCAGCTCGCGCTGCTGCTTCACCATGTAGCGCAAGATCAGCGTGGTCAGCATGCACATGTCCTCGAGAATCTTGGCCGTCTCCGGCGTGGGATGATCATAGCGATTGCGCAGCAATCTCAGCTTGGCCTCGGCCAGCTCCAGCGGTGACTTGTTACTGCGATCGTACATGTGGACACTGGCACCGCCCTGGAGCAGGACGCCGACCACGATGTTGAAGTTGTTGGAGCTGGCCGATATCACGGCCAAATGCAGCGGGGTGTTGCCCAGGGAGTCGACCACATTGGGATTGGCGCCGTACTTGAGCAGCTGCTGGACGATGGGTATGTAGCCGCGACAGGCGGCCAAGTGCAGGGGACTGCGATTGTACTCGTCGGCGGCATTGGGATTGGCGCCCGCCTCCAAGATGCGGTTGAGCAGCTCAATGTTGCAGGTGGAGGCGGCGGTGCGCAGCTTGCGGCCGTTCGACTGGGTGAGGATGTTGCTGTAGCTGCAGTATTGCTTCAAACGCTGCATTCGCGGACGCATCTTGAAGCTCTTGCTGCCCGAGGGCAAAGTGCTCGGATGGATCAGGCTGGGCAGATACTCGGCATTTGGGGCGTTGGGGttcagcggcagcggcggcaggtGCGGCAGCGCAAAGTGCTCGCCCCGGTCTCTGGTCAGCTGGAATGCATTCGTGCTCGGATTGCCGGCGCTCGCACTGGGGTTCACGTTCACATTCATGTTCATGTTCAGATTGAGGTTTAGGTTCAGGTTGAAGTTCATGTGAGGCCACTCGCCGTGCGTGTTGGGTGACGAGGTGGGCGTGGGCGGCAtcaccggcggcggcggcgtgatCATGATGCCCTTGGACGCGGGCATGGGCATTGGCATGGAGCGTGTAAGGGCCATGGACACGGGTGAcatctccacctcctccttggCCGCCTCCACGCCGGAGGTGGAGGAATCGTTGTTGGTGGCCGCAGCCATTTGTTCCGTCTCGACTCGTCTCGCGTCTCTCGACTCGCTTTTGTGCGTCGCTCCTCCTTGTTCTGTTCCCCGCTAACAGTTTTCCCTTTTCCGAGCCTCTATGGTGATGAAAAATTCTCTGCCAGGCACGCGCTGCTTATTTTCCTGTCTgtattgtttgtatttttctctatttttttcctgtttACATTTTGCCCCCTATCGATAGGCCTGATGTGCTAACTATCGATTGACCTCGGGCGATAGCTGGACGACTTTGCAGCCCTggaggaaataaaaaataaatacaaagaaggcgaaataattaattattaatctAAGAACTAAGAACtaatcttttaaaattgtttctaTTTACATtgcttaatttattcaaaaattaaattctgaaAGTCATTAAGACTTTTcgtaataaaatttttttaaaattttttaatacataaatacagctgtgttcacggaaatagcagtgcgacagaggaacaacttcaaaacgtttttttgtacatattcctttttgcaagctgatctattgcacattgtttttgtaaaatggaacataaagataagaatcgagaaaaaattccgttagatttgctctacttttatgttttattgatattttttcacatatgcagctcgttttggccgatcactgaaatagcagtttttaattttctttcgcaaaaagtgccgaaatttcttttaattttgtaaaaaatgactttaattaaggtcgttattatagtttatactataatacacctttacaacgcaaaaaaaattattttagtgggcgcaggacctcactgctccatgagagaaagatatcagataatttagcctagaaagaaaggcaaaacatgtaaagagtctctaaatctttcaaattgttcttttaaaatagtttataagtcataaaatatgaaccgaacccaaaaaaaacggggtacgattcgcaaaaccccaattgtacaggctcgacgcgtacttcgcttcagcaaagctcgtccttttgcatcctctagggatatatgagcgggaattggcatgggaatcagtcatgggaccattcgccggggacttattgaataaattttagattcgcgaagtccatggaaaatgtcactgcttggttataggcatatcaaggccagattggagttcgccaatagcccCTTGAActcaaatggcgtaatatcctttggacaaatgactccaaactggttttatttggtggaataggacaagacaatatgtccgtTGACCTCCAAAAACATAGTACCccccaaaccatacgctgaagacagtaaaacacggtggcctaaaaatcatggtatgggtatacttttcatacaacgttgtaggtcccgtatatatgatcggtgggatcaaagaccattatgtttatgtctaaatattaaaaactgtcttacAGTCGTATCCTGatgaaaatatgccattaatttggacatttcagcagtacagtgaccctaatcataccatcaaggtggccaaggagtgggttcttaatgaaaaagtggatgcaatgccattgcctgcacagtccccggatataaatccgatcgaaaacttatgggggacatcaagggctacgtattaaagaagtttccgacttctaagccgcagctttggcgatttgtgcaggaggaatgagaccataatcccctcaagcgttgctaagacttggtggactccttgccacccaggtatgaggctatgatagcttctaaaggctatttaacaaaaaattagatcatagtcaattggaatttaagaagaaataggtttcttatacgatatttttaaatttatgaagaattttagtttttcactgctatttcaatgatcggcataatatagaccttttttgttgttattagctatatcttctaaaaggtttatgttacctaaattaaatgattgtggtattgttaataattaaatatactaagcttttatgaaaaaaaaatttatgaaaatagtgtttgtaacaggattttccgatcttaaacgtgcaggtcgttgggcactgctatttccgtgaacacagctgtatatgaaattacaaaataaaaacaatgtacttatagaattttaaattaaagaccCATATTTGTGGTGTTTTATggatttagaatttaaaaataatttttgtaatttttatatgatgcattacatttttttccagttataaaaatataaatataagaaattaaacaaaaataaaaacaaattaaacaaaatgaaatatatgaaaacgatttaaataattattaatttaagacattaagactttatttttaagatatatttaggtaaaatatatttttgtaaaaaccAAGGACATTTATTATTCATCTGTTAAGTGCcatgttattgttttgttcatatttataaccaacgttttatagccattaggttggttgatcaacgttaataaaattttgtttaatgttatgcaaaaaaaaaaaaatttattattcataaaataatttctttatttttatacaacaaATGTTGGtttctattaaatattaaaacgcATATGTTTATAAGAAATTACTGTTTTTccttaacaaaattattggtTTCAAAGtctcaaatttttatttcaaaaatgtatgtataatttTTCACCAATTTTGACtacaaataatttgtattttcttttttacattttatccCAAATCCGAACTAaatctaattttattttcagaaCCCACTGAAACCTGtttaaattctcaaaaataatacaataattaaatcaattagcCAAGTAACCTTCGATCTCTGTCCAAACCAACACTTTTGTGGGCTTAGAGGGCCACAAAGTTTAAAACGTTCCATTAAAAAACGGGTTTCTACACacttaaaaagttttattcaaaaaattcGTGCTCGACTACACATATGCATTTCCTAGCAAAGCGGCACGGAATGTTTCGTTCTGAACTCACAATCCAATGGGAGGGCAACACACATTCAATACATGGGATGGCGttgataataatacaaatattgaaaataatttaagtaaGATTCCTTCTTAAAACCAATAACACAACAATGCAAAGCGTAATTCGTTCTGGTAATCCTGGAGATAAAGCCTCGGATGGGGGGAAATTCGAAGATTAGTTCAGGTTCAGGATGGTGGGCGACGGTGTACCGTGTTATTGAAGGAAAGTTCCTGGGAATATTGATCTTTTGTGTATGGGTTAACAGGATTTAGACCGCAGAAAAGGTGCTCTCAACGAAAAGTAATCAACAGTTGTGAAATCTAGCTAAAAAGTACACACAGACAATAGACGAAAGGGGGatccctctctctctggaAAAATGTGGTCTAAATCCGTCTTGCATGCTATTTCAAAAAGTTTATCATCTCGATGATCTTGTTGCGATTGGCGTGCATGTAGGCCTTGGTGTGCCAGAGCATATTGATTAGCTTCTGGTCGTTCTTCTCGTCCATGGCAATGTCCTCGCTCAGCTGAGGATTGAAGCGGTAGTAGGGTATGCCAATGGTGCTGCACCAGGCGCGAGCGCGGTCCACCACTCGGCCATCGGAGCAGGTGGCCTGATCCACCAGGAGGTTGCCTAGGGAATAAAATATGTTACaggatatattatataaatttccattAAGAAATCTCACCAATGGTGGATATTCCGTAGGCCAGCTTGGCCGTATCCCATATGCTCTCCGGTCGGAAGACATCGATATCCTTTAGCTCCGTCACCGGTATGTGACCCGTGCCCAGCGACATCACCACGGACACGGGTATGGCCTCTGCCTCGCGTCCAGCACTGCGCAGCGCCATGTTATACTCGTGTATCTCGGTCATGGCATCCAAAGTGGGGTTATTGGCAATCAAGCCACCGTCCAGGAAGCGTCCAAAGGCTCGGAAATACGAGGGAGCTGCCCCTGTGGCACGGGCGGCACGCCACACCAGCTGCTCCTGCGGTGAGGGGGGAGGAACGCGGCGGTTATCTGCAAAATAAGGGGATATATTAGAAACTTCTGGGAATTTATTGTGAATTAATTCAAGACTGTAATTGACTTTAATCTTGACTGGTTTTTATGAGCTGAgctgttttaatttaaagcagTGACTGCATTCATGACTCAGTGGTAGTTTATAGACTCGTAAACTTGGCACTCCAGTTAATTACCCTTTTTTAATGACCCCAAGTACTCAATTTCTACTCACTTATGGAAGTCACGATGCCCAGAATGTCGCTGGCGCTCGTATAGTTCCTAAATAGATGCAGATCGACGGGCTTTCGGTCCGCCATCACACCGGTGACCATTATCTTTGGATGCTTGATGTCCGTCATCACATTGAACTCGCCCAGATTGTCCTTCAGAATGGCCTCAAAGAAGTCGCTGTTGTAGGGCCGCGAGCCCACGAAGCACTGCTCCTTCATGCGCAGATACAAGCCCATGCACTGGCGCATCGTCTTGCCACAGCCCAAGGCGAGTGCGAGAATTCCTCCCGTACTTGTGCCGGCAATCCAATCGAACATGTGAATAATGGGCGTGCGTGACAGCTTCTCGATTTCGAGGAGCATTTGAACCAAGACCAATCCGCGGATGCCACCGCCATCTAGGCAGAGCAGGCGGCCACGTCCATAGGGCTTATCGCCGATTTCCATGCCAATGGGCGAGGTGGGCGATGCCAAGTGCTCCGGACTGGCCTGGGCCGAGGGCGGAGTGGCCGCAGCACTGCCGCTGGCCAGACTGCCCGACGAGGTGTCCTTCTTCAGCTCGTCGGCATTCACCTTGGTGGTGAACATGCCCAGTAGGGCGTCCATGATGCTCTGTCCTTTTAGCTCCTTTTCAGTGTCGACCACAACGGGCATCCTTAAAAAAGGAGAAtgctatttacatttttagacATCATCTTGAGTACTCACTGTGGCGGTGGTGGCTTCTCCATCACTCCATTGGCCGCTGCCCCCAGGAACCCACCCAACACCTGGCGACTTGTGGTGGCCAGCATTGTCTCGATGTGCTCACGCTGCTCCACGGATTCGGGGGCCTCCGGCGGAATGCCATTGTAGTTGCCCTTGGCATTGCATCCTGGCGGACACTTGGAACCCGTATCGGTGCACCGCTTGGCCCCCACCGAGTGCAGGATGTAGAGGATCTCGTCCTCCTTGTTGCCGCTGGCATCGTTGCCCACCATATGACGCGGGCTCTTGCCATCCTTGTTCTTCAGATTGATGTCACACCCGAACACCACCAGGCACTGCACAATCGGCACCAGCTTCTTCTCAATGGCAATGTGCAGCGCCGAGTTGCCCTCCTTGTCCAACACGTCGATCTCCGCATCGTGGGCCAACAGCGTGACGACGCACTCGAACCGATTCCTTGCGACCATCACGTGCAGGGCCGTGCGTCCGTCAAAGTTGGTCGAGTTGACGTCGCATCCCTCCATGATGAGCGCGTGCAGGGTCTCGCGGGAGGAGCACCAGTGCAGCGGTGTGCCGCCATACTTCATGTCCTGCGTGTAGAGCTTGCTCGCATTGGTGCGCAGAAACGAGGCCACCGATGTGGGTGCCGATGTTTTGTAGAGCTTGGTGATGTTCTTGGCATTGAGATTGACATCGGCGCCGGCCAGGAGCAAAGCCTTTACGCACTCCGGCTTGTCTGTGACACAGGCCACATGCAGCGGCGTATAGCCATCCGAGTTGAGGTGGTTCAGGTTCACGGTGCTCTTTTCAATGATTAGCTTTAGGGAGAAAATCAAGTTAAATATAGTCCTTTAGTGGTGCGATGTCCCGGCTTACATTGATAATCTCCTTGGTGGTGCTGGCGGCATAGTGGTACACGGAATTGCTGTTGATGTCCAGGTGCTCCAGCTTGCTCAGGGGCAGCAGGACCTTCACCATCTCCATGTGACCCTGCTTGATGGCCAGCTGAAAGGGCGACATCAGGGAGGTGGGATCGGCACTCTCCACGCACTGCAAAACCTTTGGATTGCTTATGTAGTCCACCAGGTTGAAGTAGGCAATCAAGTGGGCCAGCGACCAGGAGGGATTCTCCGCCAGGGTATCGCAGGTCTTTTGCAAGCCATTTACATTGTAGTACTAGGGATAATTGTTGTTATAATTGAGTAAATCCCAAATAAACCAAGTTTAGGTACCTCTTTGACTATGCTGACGAACACGGGCAGCCGCTGGAGGAAGGCATTGAAGCGTTCCTCGGCCTCTGACTGAACTGGCGAGCGGTAGAGGCTGAAGGATGTGGTATTCGAGTCCGAGGTGGGTCGTTGTAGTACAATCTCGTACACCGCCCGCTTATTGTCGTTGCTGTTGAAGGGCGGTGCAAATAAAACCATGGCGTCATCTCGGGCGAGGACTTGCAGCGTGCCCAGGGACTCGCTCTTGATCTCCAACACCTTGTTGGCCGGCTGATCGCCGCCCAGCAAACGCTGAAGAACTGCAAAGGGGAGAGGCACATTGAGTCATTGGGTAAGAAGAAATCAAACGGGAGATTAGACGGCGAGACTTTCGGGGGACTAGACtacaaaacaacacaaaacacGGAGATGGTAGTGGAACTACTAAGCTAGTACCGAAGCCAGAGGCCAAAGTTCCAAAGGCCAGCCAAGCCATGATGCTGTCAACGGATGCTGCTTGAACTTTGCACCCTTATGTGCGGATGAGATGCTTGCTGAGATTACTGGCTATGTGGATGCGGTGAACCTGATGACAGGGAAATAAGAGGCAATTAGGTTTACACAGGGTGGACGTGGGTGGCGTGAGTTGGCGGCTGCCAAGAAATCAATAGTACACATCACACACGTCGGATGAGCGGTACATGGCATCGCTCATTGGCCAATCGGGAGCGGACAGCTAACCCCAGCGCCAGATCTCATTCTGATTATGCGCCATTGTCCACCGAGCACTTTCTTTCCCCCCATTTTCCGTGCTTTCCCGTTTTCCTTCACTGTAATCACTGAACGATGACGATGACTGTCATTTGAGAGCGACAATCTATGTGTGTCCTATGATGTTCAGTTATTCAATTTTCCTTTTCAAAATGTACAAAGCGAGGCGCAATTCGGCGAagtaaaacaacaaaaaaagaaaatactgCCAACTGACAACTTGTGGATTGCTTGGTAAACACTTCTCTCAGCTGACCATTGAACATTTTACTGCTCTCCTCCTTGGCTTTCTTATCGCGCAATTGCCGTACAATTAGCTTTAAAATTCACTGtggaaataaaaaactttaacttttattGGCGCCAGTGTGACCCAACTCTGTGCTATCACGAAATACAGCAAACTTTTGCACACAAGTAATAATCGATAAGACCAATTGTTATCGGAATAAAGCGgtgttttcaaattata
Proteins encoded:
- the LOC108078961 gene encoding ankyrin repeat domain-containing protein 54 — encoded protein: MAAATNNDSSTSGVEAAKEEVEMSPVSMALTRSMPMPMPASKGIMITPPPPVMPPTPTSSPNTHGEWPHMNFNLNLNLNLNMNMNVNVNPSASAGNPSTNAFQLTRDRGEHFALPHLPPLPLNPNAPNAEYLPSLIHPSTLPSGSKSFKMRPRMQRLKQYCSYSNILTQSNGRKLRTAASTCNIELLNRILEAGANPNAADEYNRSPLHLAACRGYIPIVQQLLKYGANPNVVDSLGNTPLHLAVISASSNNFNIVVGVLLQGGASVHMYDRSNKSPLELAEAKLRLLRNRYDHPTPETAKILEDMCMLTTLILRYMVKQQRELEDLSALEKRLQNLSTSDDQEQVVSQTADELLASVERLSINNK
- the iPLA2-VIA gene encoding 85/88 kDa calcium-independent phospholipase A2 isoform X2 — protein: MAWLAFGTLASGFVLQRLLGGDQPANKVLEIKSESLGTLQVLARDDAMVLFAPPFNSNDNKRAVYEIVLQRPTSDSNTTSFSLYRSPVQSEAEERFNAFLQRLPVFVSIVKEYYNVNGLQKTCDTLAENPSWSLAHLIAYFNLVDYISNPKVLQCVESADPTSLMSPFQLAIKQGHMEMVKVLLPLSKLEHLDINSNSVYHYAASTTKEIINLIIEKSTVNLNHLNSDGYTPLHVACVTDKPECVKALLLAGADVNLNAKNITKLYKTSAPTSVASFLRTNASKLYTQDMKYGGTPLHWCSSRETLHALIMEGCDVNSTNFDGRTALHVMVARNRFECVVTLLAHDAEIDVLDKEGNSALHIAIEKKLVPIVQCLVVFGCDINLKNKDGKSPRHMVGNDASGNKEDEILYILHSVGAKRCTDTGSKCPPGCNAKGNYNGIPPEAPESVEQREHIETMLATTSRQVLGGFLGAAANGVMEKPPPPQMPVVVDTEKELKGQSIMDALLGMFTTKVNADELKKDTSSGSLASGSAAATPPSAQASPEHLASPTSPIGMEIGDKPYGRGRLLCLDGGGIRGLVLVQMLLEIEKLSRTPIIHMFDWIAGTSTGGILALALGCGKTMRQCMGLYLRMKEQCFVGSRPYNSDFFEAILKDNLGEFNVMTDIKHPKIMVTGVMADRKPVDLHLFRNYTSASDILGIVTSINNRRVPPPSPQEQLVWRAARATGAAPSYFRAFGRFLDGGLIANNPTLDAMTEIHEYNMALRSAGREAEAIPVSVVMSLGTGHIPVTELKDIDVFRPESIWDTAKLAYGISTIGNLLVDQATCSDGRVVDRARAWCSTIGIPYYRFNPQLSEDIAMDEKNDQKLINMLWHTKAYMHANRNKIIEMINFLK
- the iPLA2-VIA gene encoding 85/88 kDa calcium-independent phospholipase A2 isoform X1, coding for MFNGQLREVFTKQSTSFLQRLLGGDQPANKVLEIKSESLGTLQVLARDDAMVLFAPPFNSNDNKRAVYEIVLQRPTSDSNTTSFSLYRSPVQSEAEERFNAFLQRLPVFVSIVKEYYNVNGLQKTCDTLAENPSWSLAHLIAYFNLVDYISNPKVLQCVESADPTSLMSPFQLAIKQGHMEMVKVLLPLSKLEHLDINSNSVYHYAASTTKEIINLIIEKSTVNLNHLNSDGYTPLHVACVTDKPECVKALLLAGADVNLNAKNITKLYKTSAPTSVASFLRTNASKLYTQDMKYGGTPLHWCSSRETLHALIMEGCDVNSTNFDGRTALHVMVARNRFECVVTLLAHDAEIDVLDKEGNSALHIAIEKKLVPIVQCLVVFGCDINLKNKDGKSPRHMVGNDASGNKEDEILYILHSVGAKRCTDTGSKCPPGCNAKGNYNGIPPEAPESVEQREHIETMLATTSRQVLGGFLGAAANGVMEKPPPPQMPVVVDTEKELKGQSIMDALLGMFTTKVNADELKKDTSSGSLASGSAAATPPSAQASPEHLASPTSPIGMEIGDKPYGRGRLLCLDGGGIRGLVLVQMLLEIEKLSRTPIIHMFDWIAGTSTGGILALALGCGKTMRQCMGLYLRMKEQCFVGSRPYNSDFFEAILKDNLGEFNVMTDIKHPKIMVTGVMADRKPVDLHLFRNYTSASDILGIVTSINNRRVPPPSPQEQLVWRAARATGAAPSYFRAFGRFLDGGLIANNPTLDAMTEIHEYNMALRSAGREAEAIPVSVVMSLGTGHIPVTELKDIDVFRPESIWDTAKLAYGISTIGNLLVDQATCSDGRVVDRARAWCSTIGIPYYRFNPQLSEDIAMDEKNDQKLINMLWHTKAYMHANRNKIIEMINFLK
- the iPLA2-VIA gene encoding 85/88 kDa calcium-independent phospholipase A2 isoform X3; the protein is MFNVLQRLLGGDQPANKVLEIKSESLGTLQVLARDDAMVLFAPPFNSNDNKRAVYEIVLQRPTSDSNTTSFSLYRSPVQSEAEERFNAFLQRLPVFVSIVKEYYNVNGLQKTCDTLAENPSWSLAHLIAYFNLVDYISNPKVLQCVESADPTSLMSPFQLAIKQGHMEMVKVLLPLSKLEHLDINSNSVYHYAASTTKEIINLIIEKSTVNLNHLNSDGYTPLHVACVTDKPECVKALLLAGADVNLNAKNITKLYKTSAPTSVASFLRTNASKLYTQDMKYGGTPLHWCSSRETLHALIMEGCDVNSTNFDGRTALHVMVARNRFECVVTLLAHDAEIDVLDKEGNSALHIAIEKKLVPIVQCLVVFGCDINLKNKDGKSPRHMVGNDASGNKEDEILYILHSVGAKRCTDTGSKCPPGCNAKGNYNGIPPEAPESVEQREHIETMLATTSRQVLGGFLGAAANGVMEKPPPPQMPVVVDTEKELKGQSIMDALLGMFTTKVNADELKKDTSSGSLASGSAAATPPSAQASPEHLASPTSPIGMEIGDKPYGRGRLLCLDGGGIRGLVLVQMLLEIEKLSRTPIIHMFDWIAGTSTGGILALALGCGKTMRQCMGLYLRMKEQCFVGSRPYNSDFFEAILKDNLGEFNVMTDIKHPKIMVTGVMADRKPVDLHLFRNYTSASDILGIVTSINNRRVPPPSPQEQLVWRAARATGAAPSYFRAFGRFLDGGLIANNPTLDAMTEIHEYNMALRSAGREAEAIPVSVVMSLGTGHIPVTELKDIDVFRPESIWDTAKLAYGISTIGNLLVDQATCSDGRVVDRARAWCSTIGIPYYRFNPQLSEDIAMDEKNDQKLINMLWHTKAYMHANRNKIIEMINFLK